In one Candidatus Johnevansia muelleri genomic region, the following are encoded:
- the thrB gene encoding Homoserine kinase yields MAVFTQLSYDQVAVFIKRFDVGKLIQIKNVQLGTENSTFFINTEQQQLVLTLFEQCEYDELPFFIELLDFLSLHKLPVKGPLYDISSIALKRLAGRPALLFHRLAGIHPNKPTSGQCSAIGETLGKLHFISQKYKVARPNPRDLLWIKAHHYKVLEYLRPDDKKLMINQVYSLEKHIGYENNLPKGALHGDLFRDNTLVNGNIICGLIDFYNGCTGDLLFDFAILINDWCSDENGNIIESRYSNVINNYVTYRPFTELEKIALPYMLRLTALRYWISRLLVRYVSPIANPKDPNQYRNILHSRCIQGCPPIHKN; encoded by the coding sequence ATGGCTGTTTTTACTCAATTGAGCTACGATCAAGTAGCTGTATTTATTAAACGCTTCGATGTTGGTAAACTAATTCAAATTAAAAATGTACAACTCGGCACTGAAAACTCGACATTCTTTATAAATACTGAACAACAGCAGTTAGTATTAACGCTCTTTGAACAATGTGAATACGATGAATTGCCCTTTTTTATCGAATTACTTGACTTTTTATCATTACATAAGCTTCCAGTAAAAGGGCCTTTATATGATATAAGTAGTATTGCACTTAAAAGATTAGCTGGCCGTCCAGCACTTTTATTTCACAGGTTAGCAGGAATACATCCTAATAAACCTACATCTGGTCAATGTTCGGCTATTGGAGAAACACTTGGTAAATTACATTTTATATCACAAAAATATAAAGTAGCAAGACCTAACCCTAGAGATCTTTTATGGATAAAAGCACATCATTATAAGGTTTTGGAATATTTAAGGCCAGACGATAAAAAATTAATGATAAATCAAGTTTACTCATTGGAAAAACATATTGGATATGAAAATAATTTGCCTAAAGGAGCATTACATGGTGATTTATTTAGAGACAATACACTAGTTAACGGAAATATTATTTGTGGATTAATTGATTTTTATAATGGTTGTACAGGTGATTTATTATTTGATTTTGCTATTTTAATTAATGATTGGTGTAGTGACGAAAATGGAAATATTATTGAATCACGTTATAGTAATGTAATTAATAATTATGTAACTTATAGGCCTTTTACAGAACTTGAAAAAATTGCTTTGCCTTATATGTTACGTCTAACTGCATTACGCTATTGGATTTCTCGTCTTTTAGTAAGATATGTTTCTCCTATAGCAAATCCTAAAGACCCAAACCAATATAGAAATATTCTACATTCACGATGTATACAAGGTTGTCCACCAATTCATAAAAATTAA
- the cyoA gene encoding Ubiquinol oxidase subunit 2 has translation MIKKFQLLIMGIIFICGCGIINPKGKVGIEQKYLILTSTFLMLLVVVPVIIMIFIFAWKYRASNKNAKYTPNWSHSNKLESVIWLIPIVIIFILGILTWNTTHDLDPKKPISNITPIRINVVALDWKWLFIYPKEQIAIINEIALPVNVPVEFHVTSSTVMNSFFIPQLGSQTYAMYGMQNILHLFPNEIGTYTGISSNYSGKGFSDMKFRVIINSNTDFKSWIKKVKQNSKLFDFNAYKKIYESSIKNPVEYFNSIEPNIFEKIIKSNLLK, from the coding sequence ATGATAAAAAAATTTCAATTATTAATAATGGGAATAATTTTTATCTGTGGTTGTGGGATTATTAACCCAAAAGGTAAAGTTGGAATAGAGCAAAAATATCTTATATTAACTTCAACATTTTTAATGTTACTTGTAGTTGTGCCAGTCATAATAATGATTTTTATTTTTGCTTGGAAGTATAGAGCATCTAATAAAAATGCTAAATATACACCGAATTGGTCACATTCTAATAAACTTGAATCAGTAATATGGTTAATTCCAATAGTTATTATATTTATATTGGGTATTTTAACATGGAATACTACTCATGATCTTGATCCCAAAAAACCTATTTCTAATATTACACCCATTAGGATTAATGTAGTAGCACTTGATTGGAAATGGCTTTTTATATATCCTAAAGAACAAATTGCAATAATTAATGAAATAGCTTTACCAGTTAATGTTCCAGTAGAATTTCATGTTACTTCTAGTACAGTTATGAATTCATTTTTTATTCCTCAATTGGGGAGTCAAACCTATGCTATGTATGGTATGCAAAATATTTTACACCTTTTTCCTAATGAGATTGGAACATATACAGGGATTTCATCTAATTACAGTGGTAAAGGATTTTCTGATATGAAATTTAGAGTAATTATAAATTCTAATACAGATTTTAAATCTTGGATAAAAAAAGTTAAACAAAATTCAAAATTGTTTGATTTTAATGCATACAAAAAAATATATGAATCTAGTATTAAAAATCCAGTTGAATATTTTAATTCTATTGAGCCTAATATATTTGAAAAAATTATTAAAAGTAATTTATTAAAATAA
- the cobK gene encoding Precorrin-6A reductase, producing the protein MSIILPYKILILGGTYEARKLLLKITSFNKFNTILSLYGSTIYPIVKYFNIRIGGFGGSTGLSAYIYQEKISAVIIATHPFSEIIFQNIMKVKRATGIPIIHLIRPYWKYTHNKLINCKNIEDVLIVLNNFPTSKIFLTLGRNQIKIFEKVPQHFYLIRSIDPINTKINLPKSKIIFARGPFYIKNEIKLIKKEAIDVIVTKNSGGTSVLPKINAARILGIPIIMIERPYKPFIFPTVTYLYDVINWLKIFLK; encoded by the coding sequence ATGTCTATTATATTACCATATAAAATATTGATATTAGGTGGAACTTATGAAGCACGTAAATTACTGTTAAAAATTACATCATTTAATAAATTTAACACAATATTGTCTTTATATGGTAGTACAATATATCCAATTGTAAAATATTTTAATATACGTATAGGTGGTTTTGGTGGTAGTACAGGATTATCCGCATATATATATCAAGAAAAAATAAGTGCTGTTATTATAGCTACACATCCATTTTCTGAAATAATTTTTCAAAATATTATGAAAGTAAAAAGAGCTACTGGTATACCTATAATACATTTAATTCGTCCATATTGGAAATATACCCATAATAAATTGATTAATTGCAAAAATATAGAAGATGTTTTAATTGTACTTAATAATTTTCCTACTAGTAAAATTTTTTTAACACTAGGACGTAATCAAATAAAAATATTCGAAAAAGTACCACAGCATTTTTACTTAATAAGAAGTATTGATCCTATTAATACTAAAATAAATTTACCTAAATCAAAAATTATTTTTGCACGTGGTCCATTTTATATTAAAAATGAAATTAAATTAATTAAAAAAGAAGCAATTGATGTAATTGTAACTAAAAATAGTGGTGGTACAAGTGTGCTTCCTAAAATTAATGCTGCACGTATACTTGGAATACCAATTATTATGATAGAGCGTCCTTATAAACCTTTTATATTTCCCACAGTAACATATTTATATGATGTAATTAATTGGCTAAAAATTTTTTTAAAATAA
- the cobI gene encoding Precorrin-2 C(20)-methyltransferase translates to MGVGVGPGDPELLTFKAVKALQKADILCFFSKSGNRSYARDIVAENLPSALIEVPFEYPLTIEINRHHPNYRRIISNFYDIKAEIIAKHLMAGRNVVVLSEGDPLFFGSYMHLHIRLAHRFKTKVIPGITGMSGAWSDVMIPICQGDDILSILPGTLDEITMKKKLFNCEAAVIMKIGNNLYNIRKSLKATGLINKAIYVENATMDKAISKKLIDKIDDIAPYFSIILVPGCKI, encoded by the coding sequence ATGGGTGTAGGTGTGGGTCCTGGTGATCCAGAACTTCTTACATTTAAAGCGGTTAAGGCACTACAAAAAGCAGATATATTATGTTTTTTTTCTAAATCAGGTAATCGCAGTTATGCACGTGATATTGTAGCAGAAAATTTGCCATCAGCTTTGATTGAAGTACCATTTGAATATCCATTAACAATTGAAATTAATAGACATCATCCTAATTATAGACGGATTATTTCTAATTTTTACGATATAAAGGCAGAAATTATTGCCAAACATTTAATGGCTGGCAGAAATGTGGTTGTCCTATCTGAAGGAGATCCATTATTTTTTGGTTCTTATATGCATTTACATATTCGATTAGCACATCGATTTAAAACCAAAGTTATTCCAGGAATAACAGGTATGTCAGGTGCATGGTCAGATGTTATGATACCTATTTGTCAAGGTGATGATATACTTAGTATTTTACCTGGAACACTTGATGAAATAACAATGAAAAAAAAGCTTTTTAATTGCGAAGCAGCTGTAATTATGAAAATAGGTAATAATTTATATAATATTCGTAAGTCTCTTAAAGCTACCGGTCTTATTAATAAGGCAATTTATGTTGAAAATGCAACAATGGATAAAGCAATATCAAAAAAATTAATTGATAAAATTGATGATATTGCACCTTATTTTTCAATTATTTTAGTACCTGGATGTAAAATTTAG
- the cobJ gene encoding Precorrin-3B C(17)-methyltransferase: protein MCKLFNWLNNKKGKLSIIGLGPGKYIFRTLQAEYALKKADWLYGYYSYINRLLLNKKKIYSDNHFEVTRAHEAIINATNGNRVAIVSGGDSGIFAMSAVVCEEIDQGPAAWRNLYIEIIPGVTAMLAVAAACGAPLGNDFCAISISDNFKPWETIIRRLDIAAKGGFIIALYNPVSNNRPWQLYAAFTIIRRHLSHNTIVIFGRAVGRKNEKIIFTTLANSPPDWVDMSTLVIIGSEKTRIVKRNNGQPPLIYSSRIIL, encoded by the coding sequence ATGTGTAAATTATTCAATTGGCTTAATAATAAAAAAGGTAAACTTAGTATTATAGGATTAGGACCAGGAAAATATATATTTCGTACTTTACAAGCAGAATATGCTTTAAAAAAAGCAGACTGGTTATATGGTTATTATTCTTATATTAATAGATTATTATTAAATAAAAAAAAAATATATTCAGATAATCATTTTGAAGTAACTCGGGCACATGAAGCAATTATTAATGCTACTAATGGGAATAGGGTAGCAATAGTATCTGGGGGTGATTCTGGTATTTTTGCTATGTCTGCAGTTGTATGTGAAGAAATTGATCAAGGCCCAGCAGCCTGGCGTAATTTATATATAGAAATTATACCAGGAGTAACAGCAATGCTTGCAGTAGCAGCTGCTTGTGGAGCACCATTAGGAAATGATTTTTGTGCCATTTCCATTTCTGATAATTTTAAACCTTGGGAAACTATTATCAGACGTTTAGATATAGCAGCTAAAGGAGGATTTATTATAGCTTTATATAATCCTGTTTCTAATAATAGACCGTGGCAATTATATGCCGCATTTACAATTATTAGAAGACATCTATCGCATAATACTATTGTAATATTTGGCCGTGCTGTAGGTAGAAAAAATGAAAAAATTATTTTTACTACATTAGCAAATTCCCCACCTGATTGGGTTGATATGTCAACCCTAGTTATTATTGGATCTGAAAAAACTCGTATAGTTAAACGTAATAATGGGCAACCCCCGCTTATTTATTCATCACGCATTATTTTATAA
- the cobM gene encoding Precorrin-4 C(11)-methyltransferase, with protein MKFTTVHFIGAGPGSYDLITIRGINIINNCQVCLYTGSTVNPYIINYCPQNARIINTAFLDLNEIKLEYKRAYYYNNNVARIHSGDLSIYSTLAEQIRLLKNMNTYYTITPGIPAFTAATSLIKIELTIPEIAQSIILTRLSGRASKVPFKERLEYFAYTQSTLVIYLSIHRIEEVVKRVKPFYGDNCPIILFYKVTWSDEKIIKGTLSDILLRIKKIYLFKSSALIFISPALISNKFKNSYLYKIKYCRKFRSAKV; from the coding sequence ATGAAGTTTACAACTGTTCATTTTATTGGGGCAGGCCCTGGATCTTATGATCTTATTACTATTAGAGGGATAAATATTATTAATAATTGTCAAGTTTGTCTTTATACTGGATCTACAGTTAATCCATATATTATTAATTATTGTCCCCAGAATGCACGTATTATAAATACAGCCTTCTTAGATTTAAATGAAATAAAATTAGAATATAAGAGAGCATATTATTATAATAATAATGTTGCACGTATTCATTCTGGAGATTTATCAATTTATAGTACTTTAGCTGAACAAATACGATTATTGAAAAACATGAATACATATTATACTATTACACCTGGTATTCCCGCTTTTACAGCGGCTACATCGTTAATTAAAATAGAATTAACTATACCAGAAATTGCTCAAAGTATTATTTTGACAAGGTTATCGGGACGTGCATCAAAAGTCCCTTTTAAAGAGAGACTTGAATATTTTGCATATACTCAATCAACATTAGTAATTTATTTATCAATTCATCGTATTGAAGAAGTAGTTAAAAGAGTAAAACCATTTTATGGAGATAATTGTCCAATAATTTTATTTTATAAAGTTACTTGGTCAGATGAAAAAATAATTAAAGGAACTTTATCAGATATTCTATTACGCATTAAAAAAATATACTTATTTAAAAGTAGTGCATTAATTTTTATTAGTCCAGCATTAATTTCAAACAAATTTAAAAATAGTTATCTATATAAAATAAAATACTGTAGGAAATTTAGATCAGCTAAAGTGTAA
- the cobG gene encoding Precorrin-3B synthase, whose translation MFIDRRRKACPQLNFPMLTGDGYIIRLFPLLYQINSKAINNIAITSLHLGNGIIEITQRGNIQCRGILKVYIRKIIAILNLIQNYYNSILPIVLNPLILINEKKNNLLTVFYKIQKLINNKNFSLRLSKCTIIIDKIGGFDYKLIQSYIRLILIKDNIYIGLYGNFYYTHWLGNCGIWEVHYIIIKLLKKLSELGIKKFKKIIYNIPMLIFNSIAVHNIVLDPGLHRIYYNYSILIISTKFGHICAKNLSMLAKTYQCITLLPLPEKKIMIIGLPIILQGILKKCKIYDIIYNKDVCLHIHPCIGYPRCKQAVFTSRNLAKYMISVMSIFDSSINIFLSGCSKFCSRPSLIDLNIIYYENFYYLYQFTLAVVFEGMKNLKYMIIIKFSKIVMSINHILQILAYYISKERIIKYKEIDCDVLYRIISTILYDNFENYINTN comes from the coding sequence ATGTTTATTGATCGCCGTAGAAAAGCATGTCCCCAATTAAATTTTCCTATGTTAACTGGTGATGGTTATATAATTAGGTTATTTCCTTTATTATATCAAATTAATAGTAAAGCAATTAATAATATAGCTATTACAAGTTTACATTTAGGTAATGGAATTATTGAAATAACCCAAAGGGGTAATATACAATGCAGGGGAATTTTAAAAGTTTATATTAGAAAAATAATTGCAATTCTTAATTTAATACAAAATTATTATAATAGTATTTTACCTATAGTATTAAATCCATTAATTTTAATTAATGAAAAAAAAAATAATTTATTAACAGTATTTTATAAAATACAAAAATTAATTAATAATAAAAATTTTTCATTACGATTATCAAAATGTACCATAATAATAGATAAAATAGGTGGTTTTGATTATAAATTAATTCAAAGTTATATTCGTTTAATATTAATAAAAGATAACATTTACATTGGATTATATGGAAATTTTTATTATACTCACTGGTTAGGTAATTGTGGAATATGGGAAGTACATTATATTATTATAAAATTATTAAAAAAATTATCTGAATTAGGTATTAAAAAATTCAAAAAAATAATTTATAATATTCCTATGCTAATATTTAATAGCATAGCAGTACATAATATAGTACTTGACCCTGGTTTGCATAGAATATATTATAACTATTCAATATTGATAATATCTACAAAATTTGGACATATTTGTGCTAAAAACCTATCAATGTTAGCAAAAACATATCAATGTATTACATTGCTTCCATTACCAGAAAAAAAAATAATGATAATAGGATTACCTATAATATTACAGGGGATATTAAAAAAATGCAAAATATATGATATTATTTATAACAAAGATGTATGTTTACATATTCATCCTTGTATTGGATATCCGAGATGTAAACAAGCTGTTTTTACCAGTCGTAATTTAGCTAAATATATGATTTCAGTAATGTCAATATTTGATTCATCTATAAATATTTTTTTATCTGGTTGCTCAAAGTTTTGTTCTAGACCATCATTAATAGATTTAAATATAATTTATTATGAAAATTTTTATTATTTATATCAATTTACTTTAGCCGTTGTATTTGAAGGAATGAAAAATTTAAAATACATGATAATTATTAAATTTAGTAAAATAGTAATGTCAATTAACCATATTTTACAAATTTTAGCATATTATATTAGTAAAGAACGTATAATTAAATATAAAGAGATTGATTGCGATGTATTATATCGCATTATATCAACAATACTTTACGATAATTTTGAAAATTATATTAATACAAATTAG
- the cobL gene encoding Precorrin-6Y C(5,15)-methyltransferase [decarboxylating], translated as MLPWLSIIGIGEDGLKGLIKAAIIAIAQSKILFGGQRHINLFKIYGKETYNWSYPIEQGIKHLCYFRGNKVAILASGDPFFFGIGTILTQRIPIKEIRCYPSISVFSLVCARIGWTMQDVEVISLHGGRTQECIYPYLHDGARIILLTYNETSPAIISALLVDRGFGKSKFIILEGLNGPYERVRAMTAHSFINYNNNDINPLNVIAIDVIANIEIITLPLTFGRCDNWFDNNGQITKSDIRALTIAKLAPRRMELLWDIGAGSGSISIEWMLIHPSLEAIAIEVNEKRAINIMQNAYRLGVNNLCIVNGDSMDIIYDLAFIKKPDAIFIGGGAGVANTKIISFCMNILRHKGRLVINAVTLKSELALIRYYYIFGGTLIRVAIEQVSSLGNNWGWKSKRTVTQWCWSNIFN; from the coding sequence ATGTTACCATGGCTTTCAATTATTGGTATTGGTGAAGATGGCCTAAAAGGGTTAATAAAAGCAGCAATTATTGCTATAGCACAATCAAAAATATTATTTGGAGGACAAAGACATATAAATTTATTTAAAATATATGGTAAGGAAACATATAATTGGTCATATCCAATTGAGCAAGGCATTAAGCATTTATGTTATTTTAGAGGAAATAAAGTAGCAATACTTGCTTCAGGAGATCCATTTTTTTTTGGTATTGGTACAATTTTAACACAACGTATTCCAATTAAAGAAATACGTTGCTACCCATCTATATCAGTATTTAGTTTAGTTTGTGCTCGTATAGGATGGACTATGCAAGATGTTGAAGTTATATCGTTACATGGGGGGCGTACACAAGAATGTATTTATCCTTATCTTCATGATGGTGCCCGTATAATACTATTAACTTATAATGAAACATCTCCTGCAATTATTTCAGCATTATTAGTTGATCGGGGATTTGGAAAATCAAAATTTATAATTTTAGAAGGTTTAAACGGGCCATATGAGAGAGTAAGAGCTATGACCGCACATAGTTTTATTAATTACAATAATAATGATATTAATCCGCTTAATGTAATAGCTATTGATGTAATTGCTAATATAGAAATAATTACATTACCTTTAACTTTTGGTCGTTGTGATAATTGGTTTGATAATAATGGCCAAATTACTAAATCTGATATTCGTGCTTTAACTATTGCTAAATTAGCTCCTAGAAGAATGGAATTACTATGGGATATTGGTGCTGGTTCAGGTTCAATCTCTATTGAATGGATGCTAATTCATCCATCATTAGAAGCAATAGCTATTGAGGTAAATGAAAAACGTGCTATAAACATAATGCAAAATGCATATAGATTAGGAGTAAATAATTTATGTATAGTAAATGGAGATTCAATGGATATAATTTATGATTTAGCTTTTATAAAAAAACCTGATGCAATATTTATTGGAGGTGGAGCAGGAGTAGCTAACACTAAAATAATATCATTTTGTATGAATATTTTACGACATAAAGGGCGATTAGTAATTAATGCTGTTACACTTAAAAGTGAATTAGCACTTATACGATATTATTATATATTTGGTGGTACACTAATACGTGTAGCTATTGAACAAGTTAGTTCACTAGGTAATAATTGGGGGTGGAAATCAAAAAGAACTGTAACTCAATGGTGCTGGAGTAATATATTTAATTAA
- the cyoC gene encoding Ubiquinol oxidase subunit 3, producing the protein MFKTLKKVNTDSENNSCNSSNVLGFWIYIMSDCVLFSILFATYAVLCKNFAVGPTGKELFNLPFILIETFVLLVSSFMIGISIFYMQKKNKIKTIIYLLLTIILGTIFVSLESIEFHHFINKGATPNMSAFLSAFFTLVGTHCIHVIIGIFWGIILIIKLYHCDFKKNNTGLICLSLFWHFLHIIWICVFTIIYLMGVI; encoded by the coding sequence ATGTTTAAAACATTAAAAAAAGTAAATACTGATTCTGAAAATAATAGTTGTAATTCTTCGAATGTTTTGGGTTTTTGGATTTATATAATGAGCGATTGTGTATTATTTTCTATATTATTTGCTACTTATGCAGTTTTGTGTAAAAATTTTGCTGTAGGACCTACAGGTAAAGAACTTTTTAATCTTCCATTTATTTTAATTGAAACATTTGTACTCCTTGTTAGTAGTTTTATGATTGGTATTTCTATATTTTATATGCAAAAAAAAAATAAAATTAAAACAATAATTTATTTATTATTAACTATTATATTAGGTACTATATTTGTTTCTTTAGAGTCTATAGAGTTTCATCATTTTATTAATAAAGGAGCGACTCCTAATATGAGTGCTTTTTTATCAGCTTTTTTTACACTAGTTGGTACCCATTGTATTCATGTAATTATAGGTATATTTTGGGGGATAATTTTGATTATTAAATTATATCATTGTGACTTTAAAAAAAATAATACTGGTTTAATTTGTTTAAGTTTATTTTGGCATTTTTTACATATTATTTGGATATGTGTATTTACTATTATTTATTTGATGGGAGTGATTTAA
- the cyoB gene encoding Ubiquinol oxidase subunit 1, whose amino-acid sequence MYKLLLGKLSLDDIPYHEPIIMSAVVFMIMVGLFVISTVTYLKKWNYIWTEWITSVDHKKIGVMYIILAFIMLLRGFSDAILMRIQQAIAFGGNKGYLPPNHYDQIFTAHGVIMIFFMAMPFMVGLMNIIIPLQIGARDVAFPFLNSLSFWLTAMSAILINISLAIGEFAHTGWLAYPPLSETMFSPGVGIDYWIWSLQISGIGTLLTGINFFITILKMRATGMSLMKMPVFTWTTFCSNILIILSFPILTATITLLSLDRYLGMHFFTNELGGNQMMYVNLIWAWGHPEVYILILPAFGIFSEVVATFCKKKLFGYNSLVYATIAITILSFMVWLHHFFTMGAGANVNAFFGIATMIIAIPTGVKIFNWLFTMYRGSIEFSSPILWTIGFLVTFTIGGMAGVLLAVPGADYVLHNSLFLVAHFHTVIIGGVVFGYIAGITYWFPKVFGFKLNETLGKCAFWSWIIGFFIAFMPLYWLGLMGMTRRINYYDNSDWNIFLVIAAIGSLIIFLGIIFQFLQIFYSIFSKNKKWDITGDPWNGRTLEWSVSSPAPFYNFSIIPTVTDRDAFWDMKEKGYNIPKNYKTFNMPKSTASGFIISLFSLIVGFSLVWHIWWLVITSTLGIIITYIIHIFNDDTEYSLNAEHIDQIENSIIYNI is encoded by the coding sequence ATGTATAAACTTTTATTAGGAAAATTAAGTCTTGATGATATCCCTTATCACGAACCAATAATAATGAGTGCAGTTGTATTTATGATTATGGTGGGCTTATTTGTTATTAGCACAGTTACATATTTAAAAAAATGGAATTATATTTGGACAGAATGGATTACAAGTGTTGATCATAAAAAAATAGGAGTAATGTATATTATATTAGCATTTATTATGTTATTGAGAGGCTTTTCTGATGCTATTCTGATGCGTATACAACAAGCTATTGCCTTTGGTGGTAATAAAGGCTATCTTCCTCCTAATCATTATGATCAAATATTTACAGCACATGGTGTAATAATGATTTTTTTCATGGCTATGCCTTTTATGGTAGGGTTAATGAATATTATTATTCCATTACAAATAGGAGCTAGGGATGTTGCTTTTCCATTTCTTAATTCATTAAGTTTTTGGTTAACAGCAATGTCTGCTATATTAATAAATATTTCATTAGCAATAGGTGAATTTGCACATACAGGATGGTTAGCATATCCACCTTTATCTGAAACTATGTTTAGTCCAGGAGTGGGGATAGATTATTGGATATGGAGTTTACAAATATCGGGCATTGGTACATTATTAACTGGAATAAATTTTTTTATTACTATACTTAAAATGCGTGCTACTGGTATGTCGTTGATGAAAATGCCTGTATTTACATGGACAACATTTTGTTCTAATATTTTGATAATTTTATCTTTTCCTATTTTAACAGCGACAATAACTTTATTATCTTTAGATCGTTATTTAGGAATGCATTTTTTTACCAATGAATTAGGCGGTAACCAGATGATGTATGTTAATTTAATATGGGCTTGGGGACATCCAGAAGTATATATTTTAATTTTACCTGCTTTTGGAATTTTTTCTGAGGTTGTTGCTACTTTTTGTAAAAAAAAATTATTTGGTTATAATTCATTAGTATATGCTACTATTGCAATAACAATATTATCGTTTATGGTTTGGTTACATCACTTTTTTACAATGGGAGCAGGTGCCAATGTAAATGCATTTTTCGGAATTGCTACAATGATAATTGCTATTCCCACAGGTGTAAAAATATTTAATTGGCTATTCACGATGTATAGGGGAAGTATTGAATTTTCAAGTCCTATTCTTTGGACTATAGGATTTTTAGTTACTTTCACTATTGGGGGTATGGCAGGAGTTTTACTTGCTGTTCCTGGAGCAGATTATGTATTGCATAATAGTTTATTTTTAGTTGCTCATTTTCACACTGTAATAATTGGCGGAGTTGTTTTTGGATATATTGCTGGTATAACTTATTGGTTTCCTAAAGTTTTTGGTTTTAAACTTAATGAAACACTTGGAAAGTGTGCTTTTTGGAGTTGGATTATTGGATTTTTTATTGCATTTATGCCCCTTTATTGGCTGGGTTTGATGGGTATGACACGTCGTATAAATTATTATGATAATTCAGACTGGAATATATTTCTAGTAATTGCAGCAATAGGATCACTGATAATTTTCTTAGGAATTATATTTCAATTTTTACAGATTTTTTATAGTATTTTTAGTAAAAATAAAAAGTGGGACATTACAGGAGATCCGTGGAATGGACGTACTTTAGAATGGTCAGTTTCATCTCCAGCTCCATTTTATAATTTTTCTATAATACCAACTGTAACAGATCGTGATGCTTTTTGGGATATGAAAGAAAAAGGTTATAATATTCCTAAAAATTATAAAACATTTAACATGCCTAAGAGTACAGCATCTGGATTTATAATTTCTTTATTTAGCTTAATAGTTGGTTTTTCACTAGTTTGGCACATTTGGTGGTTAGTAATTACTTCTACACTGGGAATTATAATAACTTATATTATTCATATTTTTAATGATGATACAGAGTATTCTCTTAATGCAGAACATATTGACCAAATAGAAAATAGTATAATATATAATATATAA
- the cobH gene encoding Precorrin-8X methylmutase has translation MTIIPHYKYERNSPNIYANSFYIISKETNINKFDNKEQDIVIRMIHACGIIEIVDNIEFGYDFSNIAYKAIINGAHILCDTEMVSLGIIRNRLSNNKVICTLNDHNVKYLSKSIINTRSAASIYLWKKKIYRSIVVIGNAPTALFHLLELINDGWAHPYAIIGTPVGFVGAIESKEALANNLFNIPYVIVRGRMGGSAIAASIINALSIKNL, from the coding sequence ATGACAATAATACCACATTATAAATATGAGCGCAATAGCCCAAATATTTATGCAAATTCTTTTTATATTATTAGTAAAGAAACTAATATTAATAAATTTGATAATAAAGAACAAGATATAGTTATTCGTATGATTCATGCCTGTGGTATTATAGAAATAGTTGATAATATTGAATTTGGTTACGATTTTTCAAATATTGCATATAAAGCTATTATTAATGGGGCACATATTTTATGCGATACTGAAATGGTAAGTCTCGGGATTATACGTAATAGGTTATCAAATAATAAGGTAATTTGTACATTAAATGATCATAATGTAAAATATTTATCAAAAAGTATTATTAATACCAGGTCTGCTGCATCTATATATTTATGGAAAAAAAAAATATATAGATCAATAGTAGTCATTGGTAATGCACCAACAGCACTATTTCATTTATTAGAATTAATTAATGATGGATGGGCTCATCCGTATGCTATTATTGGCACACCTGTAGGTTTTGTGGGAGCAATAGAATCCAAAGAGGCTCTTGCTAATAATTTATTTAATATTCCTTATGTTATTGTACGTGGCCGCATGGGTGGTAGTGCGATTGCCGCTAGCATAATTAATGCATTGTCCATCAAAAATTTATGA